From Serinus canaria isolate serCan28SL12 chromosome 26, serCan2020, whole genome shotgun sequence, one genomic window encodes:
- the C26H6orf132 gene encoding uncharacterized protein C6orf132 homolog, with translation MKKHQPHSVQGTFSRLFGKRHSSPSAASLFATNPPWIFTQEVTSDSAGGTGDVIEVYYGDNRFGTVTDPGTATLKPRPRVRPLLTFLPLNAQESHGVAVPTPSVPEDFVEKAALGSGSQLNGNIRMYSSVGDLRPQALDGHDLDEDIPPPPSVPPPPPPVLVSPPLASPVPPPPEMLPPPPPLPPEMVPPPPAMAAPPPPASALSSPSTPAPPDFIPPAPPGARDSFGPGMSKWKSETVLNTRQADAEGPLCAAEPGAPAAPSPKESLQPKAEPHLTFPRSFKVPPPAPARSSSIPVQEGRQEPVPRQPHARPPLPPCFTIRPAGKARPGEDEQRSSGLRQGLGKPAVPPPLSPKPGTGLSQGANPTGRRSPLPGSEGERIPQLKTAGRDSPPKSEPLTANDLDLPPPDYPSCEDDWKDANNLNKLRDELSALLRFPRREERPLEKPAAPQPVDSGPSRAGSREPGLSEPQLARKDTGLSKGGESEKKEAPSSPPSTSEGSPSTAVTAPDSNPDTQPRSVMTIRNELEAVLSLKKEGKPASGLSSQKQGVENGISTPQVRKSPPDTSDSVVPKPVPSPLPAPVAAVEKDETDHEDHPAPAAGKVTEDVSPAPGSLSSSVSPPDPPQRPAEEPPATSPPSAPVSPAQSPAPQPSSAIFQYKVHRAGASSAEPPSAPGSAEPSCPGSLSRSPPGSSGAGQEEVLIHPVTGERVERGSPMALLLAARQRAQRGRQAGDGAAALRVKPALRLSSASSDTSSTSFFRHESKPYSFTVVPRPSAASPPGSGWSKPPSFSSSSEQGRDMRAAGEAQPPGPRRAAASSLLRGLLDAGQPSQPGPARPGAPREEENGDTALDFGIIPPPPEFSNEVNEGPLPSQEENRKCPSVPDSGRGLGEPRYFRWAGYSRSYGGNQEPAAPPPLEKSWRNGDFTPQYPDYSSSRSFPSHGPNPRPLIKKRLYMSEPDSSYPRAAAAPRASGTLSSTLSSYGPGGFSSTPGEGSRHPGSGHRNGPSSTQGRRASMDAAGKAAAYGGPGAEAKYKGQNGDFSPASVLTANRPAHGTPHYRGPSNTFTVRPGTRQPISYAYQSHR, from the exons ATGAAGAAGCACCAGCCGCACTCGGTGCAGGGCACCTTCAGCCGCCTCTTCGGCAAGCGCCACTCCAGCCCCAGCGCCGCGTCCCTGTTCGCCACCAACCCGCCCTGGATCTTCACGCAGGAGGTGACCTCGGACAGCGCGGGCGGCACCG GTGATGTGATCGAGGTCTATTATGGTGACAATCGCTTCGGGACGGTGACAGACCCGGGCACAGCCACGCTCAAACCCCGGCCGAGGGTGCGGCCCCTGCTGACCTTCCTGCCCCTG AATGCCCAGGAATCCCACGGGGTGGCTGTGCCAACGCCGTCGGTGCCAGAAGACTTTGTGGAAAAGGCAGCTCTTG gctctggctcCCAGCTCAATGGCAATATTCGGATGTACAGCTCGGTGGGGGACCTGCGCCCGCAGGCCCTCGATGGGCATGACCTGGATGAAGATATCCCCCCACCTCCATCGGTGCCCCCACCACCCCCTCCAGTGCTCGTGTCACCCCCTCTGGCCTCGCCGGTCCCTCCACCCCCCGAAATGCTGCCACCGCCGCCACCACTGCCACCCGAAATGGTGCCACCGCCTCCCGCCATggcagcgccgccgcctcccgcctCTGCCCTGTCCTCGCCCAGCACTCCGGCTCCTCCAGACTTCATCCCGCCAGCCCCGCCGGGCGCCCGGGACTCCTTCGGCCCCGGCATGTCCAAGTGGAAATCCGAGACGGTGCTGAACACGAGGCAGGCTGATGCCGAGGGGCCGCTCTGCGCCGCCGAGCCCGGGGCGCCCGCGGCCCCCAGCCCCAAGGAGAGCCTGCAGCCCAAGGCCGAGCCCCACCTCACCTTCCCCAGGTCGTTCAAGGTGCCACCGCCAGCCCCGGCACGCTCCTCGTCCATCCCGGTGCAGGAGGGCCGGCAGGAGCCCGTGCCCAGGCAGCCTCACGCCCGGCCGCCCCTGCCGCCCTGCTTCACCATCAGACCTGCGGGCAAGGCGCGGCCGGGAGAGGACGAGCAGAGGAGCTCCGGGCTCAGACAGGGCCTTGGGAAGCCGGCTGTGCCCCCTCCACTGAGCCCCAAGCCGGGCACAGGGCTCAGCCAAGGTGCGAATCCCACTGGCCGCCGCTCCCCACTGCCGGGCTCCGAGGGGGAGAGGATTCCCCAGCTGAAAACAGCCGGGAGAGACTCCCCTCCAAAATCTGAACCTCTCACTGCGAACGACCTGGATCTCCCCCCTCCGGACTACCCGAGCTGCGAGGACGACTGGAAGGATGCCAACAACCTGAACAAGCTGCGGGATGAGCTCTCGGCCCTGCTGCGCTTCCCGCGCCGCGAGGAGAGGCCGCTGGAGAAGCcggctgctccccagcctgtggACAGTGGTCCCAGCCGTGCTGGCAGCCGTGAGCCAGGGCTCAGCGAGCCCCAGCTCGCCAGAAAGGACACAGGGTTATCCAAGGGAGGGGAGAGTGAGAAGAAAGAGGCACCCAGCAGTCCCCCCAGCACCAGTGAgggctctcccagcactgcagtcacCGCCCCGGACAGCAACCCTGACACACAGCCCCGCAGTGTGATGACGATCAGGAACgagctggaggctgtgctgtCTCTGAAGAAAGAGGGGAAACCTGCctcagggctcagcagccagaAGCAGGGTGTGGAAAATGGCATCAGCACCCCACAGGTGAGGAAGAGCCCCCCTGACACGAGTGACTCAGTGGTGCCAAAGCCGGTCCCCAGCCCGCTCCCAGCCCCGGtggctgctgtggagaaggacGAGACAGACCACGAGgaccatcctgctcctgctgctggcaaggTCACAGAGGAtgtgagccctgctcctgggtCCCTCAGCAGCAGTGTGAGTCCCCCAGACCCACCCCAGAGACCGGCAGAGGAGCCCCCAGCTACCAGCCCCCCCTcagcccctgtgtcccctgcacagagcccagcaccacAGCCCAGCTCGGCCATCTTCCAGTACAAAGTGCACCGGGCTGGGGCCAGCTCGGCCGAGCCGCCCTCTGCCCCGGGCTCCgctgagccctcctgccctgggagttTGAGCAGGAGCCCCCCGGGCAGCtcgggagcagggcaggaggaggtgctgaTCCACCCGGTGACGGGGGAGCGCGTGGAGCGGGGCTCGCccatggccctgctgctggcgGCCCGGCAGCGTGCCCAGCGGGGCCGCCAGGCCGGGGATGGGGCGGCCGCGCTCAGGGTAAAGCCAGCCCTGAGACTCAGCAGTGCCTCGTCGGACACCTCCTCCACCAGCTTCTTCCGCCATGAGTCCAAGCCCTACTCCTTCACCGTGGTGCCTCGGCCGTCTGCGGCCAGTCCACCGGGGTCTGGCTGGAGCAAGcccccctccttctccagctcctcgGAGCAGGGCCGGGACATGCGGGCGGCAGGCGAGGCGCAGCCCCCCGGGCCCCGGcgagctgctgcctccagcctgctCCGGGGCCTGCTGGACGCGgggcagcccagccagcccggcccggcccggcctggAGCGCCCCGGGAGGAGGAGAACGGGGACACGGCGCTGGACTTCGGCATTATCCCCCCGCCCCCCGAATTCAGCAACGAGGTGAACGAGGGTCCCCTCCCGAGCCAGGAGGAGAACCGCAAGTGCCCCAGCGTCCCTGACAGTGGCCGGGGCTTGGGAGAGCCGCGCTATTTCAGGTGGGCTGGCTACAGCCGCAGCTACGGGGGCAACCAAGAGCCAGCTGCTCCACCACCCTtggagaagagctggaggaaCGGTGACTTCACACCGCAGTACCCGGAttacagcagctccaggagcttcCCCAGCCACGGCCCCAACCCGCGCCCGCTGATCAAGAAGCGCCTGTACATGTCGGAGCCCGACAGCTCCTACCCCCGGGCGGCCGCAGCCCCCCGGGCCTCGGGCACCCTCTCCTCCACCCTCTCCTCCTACGGCCCTGGGGGGTTCAGCTCCACGCCCGGGGAGGGGTCTCGCCACCCGGGCTCCGGCCACAGGAACGGCCCCTCGAGCACCCAGGGCAGGCGGGCGTCGATGGATGCTGCGGGGAAAGCCGCGGCCTACGGCGGCCCCGGGGCTGAGGCCAAGTACAAGGGCCAGAACGGGGACTTCTCGCCCGCCAGCGTGCTGACAGCCAACAG GCCTGCCCATGGCACCCCGCACTACAGGGGACCCTCCAACACCTTCACGGTCCGGCCTGGCACACGCCAGCCCATCTCCTACGCCTACCAGAGCCACCGGTAG